From a region of the Zingiber officinale cultivar Zhangliang chromosome 10B, Zo_v1.1, whole genome shotgun sequence genome:
- the LOC122029757 gene encoding (3S,6E)-nerolidol synthase 1-like produces MMLAQCSSSFYPKFMASLHTNTTNNPSSTHIAMPPRLHQLQKQRIMKSDIYEDQESLCLRHSDRLSQVRRMFDDQTRGTKETLLFIDSLQKLAIDYHFEEEIQAKMHSFYDQRLTISNGKASSIAEVALLFRLLRQARYPVSTDVLNRFHDGRGEFMASLSKEMDGLMNLFEASNLNTGGELILYRANQFSSRHLRSYMASLEPEAAVAIEHVLETPSHMTLQRFQARKYLDSDNFYHNLHVRELGKMDFTILQSLHQMELKEVTSWWTESDLSQELGFARYQPLKWYAWIMTSLPNPKFSSYRIVLSKIIAFIYLLDDIFDVEGSIGDLHLFVQAIQRWDDVSMNSLPNYMRTCFKALNSTINEIAQIVLKEHGWNPIKYLKKSWIELSNAFLMEAKWLSKKQVPTMDDYMKIATITCGVPTVLMHMYFLLGHHAKDDLCEDLPSLISCPARILRLWDDLGSEKDEKQNGRDGSLLACMMKENSHWSLEVAKKKVMQMIDEAWEELNKESFSSSTSTFSQDFVRACLNTARMVRVMYNYEEHNLPMLKEYINLLLFKQI; encoded by the exons ATGATGCTGGCACAGTGCTCTTCCTCCTTCTACCCCAAGTTTATGGCTTCTCTCCACACCAACACCACCAATAACCCTAGCAGTACTCACATCGCCATGCCGCCGCGGCTTCATCAGTTGCAGAAACAACGAATCATGAAGTCCGACATCTATGAAGATCAA GAGAGTTTGTGCCTGAGACACAGCGACCGGTTGAGCCAAGTGAGGAGGATGTTTGATGACCAGACAAGAGGAACCAAGGAGACCTTGCTGTTCATAGACTCCCTTCAAAAGCTCGCCATCGACTACCATTTCGAAGAAGAGATTCAAGCCAAGATGCATTCTTTTTACGACCAGAGACTCACCATCTCCAATGGCAAAGCCAGTAGCATCGCGGAAGTGGCCCTTTTGTTTCGGTTACTGAGACAAGCTCGATACCCTGTTTCGACAG ATGTGCTGAACAGGTTCCATGATGGTAGAGGAGAGTTCATGGCGTCTCTCAGCAAGGAGATGGATGGGCTGATGAATCTATTTGAAGCGTCGAATTTGAATACTGGCGGGGAATTAATACTCTACAGAGCCAATCAATTCAGTAGCCGTCACCTCAGGTCCTACATGGCATCTTTGGAGCCAGAGGCTGCAGTAGCTATTGAACATGTGCTGGAGACTCCATCTCATATGACCTTGCAGAGGTTCCAAGCCAGGAAATATCTTGATAGTGACAACTTCTATCACAATTTGCATGTTCGAGAATTGGGGAAGATGGATTTCACCATACTGCAGTCACTGCATCAAATGGAACTAAAGGAAGTCACAAG TTGGTGGACGGAGTCAGATTTGAGCCAAGAGCTAGGATTTGCTCGGTATCAGCCCTTGAAGTGGTACGCTTGGATAATGACAAGCCTACCAAATCCTAAATTTTCAAGTTATAGGATTGTTCTATCAAAGATTAtcgcatttatttatcttcttGATGATATTTTTGATGTCGAAGGATCGATTGGCGATCTCCATCTCTTTGTACAGGCCATCCAAAG ATGGGATGACGTTTCAATGAATTCACTTCCCAACTACATGAGGACATGCTTCAAGGCATTAAATAGCACTATCAATGAGATTGCCCAGATTGTGCTCAAGGAACATGGATGGAATCCAATCAAATATCTAAAGAAATCA TGGATAGAATTAAGCAATGCATTTTTAATGGAAGCAAAATGGTTGTCAAAAAAACAAGTCCCGACAATGGATGACTACATGAAGATTGCAACAATTACCTGTGGTGTTCCTACCGTCTTAATGCACATGTATTTTCTACTAGGGCATCACGCCAAGGATGATCTCTGTGAGGATCTTCCGAGTCTTATATCTTGTCCTGCGAGAATTCTTCGTCTTTGGGATGACTTGGGAAGTGAAAAG GATGAAAAACAAAATGGGAGGGATGGCTCGTTGTTGGCTTGCATGATGAAGGAGAACTCACATTGGTCGTTGGAAGTTGCAAAGAAAAAAGTGATGCAAATGATAGATGAAGCTTGGGAGGAGCTCAACAAGGAAAGCTTTAGTTCATCGACGTCAACATTCTCTCAAGATTTTGTGAGGGCTTGTTTGAATACTGCAAGGATGGTGAGGGTGATGTATAATTATGAAGAGCATAACCTCCCCATGCTTAAGGAGTATATAAACTTATTGTTatttaaacaaatttaa